The Candida dubliniensis CD36 chromosome 2, complete sequence genome contains a region encoding:
- a CDS encoding RNA-binding protein, putative — translation MSSSSQRQSSSYSRRVPFNDDTNKKSSFRNQPNQNVPPLNRGRGYNEHQARGGDAVPSRGDPRHTDNRNDGYNGRGNDVRADNNKREQPRHFGRGNRDSPQYQPSQSQRHDPKKHTGREEQGPSGSNRYDSERNRNDHRSDIRANHGNRDNMAGYDPRRNDSRTGNNSSYYNKNRANDTPIEKRGMKRPNQEHGGGPFKQQKNSEEYIPRSQRQQTQQQQQQQQQQQQQFTSRKPYNNKPHQKNGFNRRPDSKHSQPKFEKSRSSFQNRGRDNDSDQSGEAYTPSFKRSDDATFSGQRKFEPQSTLARARTMSITQPKSINEILKEINRLQTHVQELQSVQPIEEVKVIDSKWNRIPEGFENLSAARAKLSGLFPLPGYPRPIDFTKLEGAIKNRLNNSDDILNETSRIDPIDSKVARTLIIKNDLSQINYLKLVEFFNDYLKAIDFEKGSATNIQKHRKAADNKYAIIEFNNAECATIIYSLNETELLFNAYKEEKAPERQKEKFKLLIARPGEYVVQDLEPAKSDEIEEVVRDSSRKISLTIAPNSRPNKVIEALEKNVAELQGIQFLRQKGTKELLGLVFVEFKDTPMDVIGKLRRMPFITRAFHSCVLPDKTPIQHGPVDFHSLKNLVGNKNVTPHPSSRVIRLLNAVSESELTDNATYSFIKNDMYNEASKYGEVVSIRIPRPPRSHTPGILQFNTSTGLGTIYIEFKDERTALAAMMELAGKSYNDRTVLATFYDFDDFLTLI, via the coding sequence ATGTCGTCATCGTCTCAACGACAATCTAGTAGTTATTCACGGAGAGTGCCTTTCAATGATGATACTaacaaaaaatcatcattccGAAACCAGCCCAATCAAAATGTGCCACCCTTGAATCGTGGCCGAGGATATAACGAGCATCAAGCTAGAGGAGGCGATGCAGTACCAAGCAGAGGTGATCCCAGACACACAGATAATCGCAATGACGGCTATAATGGAAGAGGAAATGATGTCCGAGCTGACAATAATAAGAGAGAACAGCCAAGACATTTTGGACGGGGCAATCGAGATTCACCACAATATCAACCATCTCAGTCGCAGAGACATGACCCTAAGAAACATACAGGAAGAGAAGAACAAGGGCCTAGTGGTTCCAATAGATATGATTCGGAGAGAAATAGAAATGATCACAGATCTGACATCAGAGCTAATCACGGAAATAGGGACAACATGGCTGGTTATGATCCCAGACGCAATGACAGTAGAACAGgtaataattcttcataCTATAACAAAAACAGAGCAAACGATACTCCAATCGAGAAGAGAGGTATGAAAAGACCAAATCAAGAACACGGTGGAGGGCCTTTTAAGCAGCAAAAGAATTCTGAAGAGTATATTCCAAGATCTCAGAGACAAcaaacacaacaacaacaacaacaacaacaacaacaacaacaacaatttacCTCACGTAAACCttacaacaataaaccacATCAAAAGAACGGTTTTAACCGCAGACCTGACTCCAAGCATTCTCAAcctaaatttgaaaaatcacGTTCGTCATTTCAAAATAGAGGCAGGGACAATGACTCGGATCAGTCTGGCGAAGCATATACCCCATCATTCAAAAGAAGCGATGATGCAACGTTTTCTGGGCAGCGCAAATTTGAACCACAGTCGACCTTGGCAAGGGCACGTACCATGTCAATTACCCAACCTAAACtgataaatgaaattttaaaagaGATTAACCGTTTGCAAACTCACGTACAAGAGCTCCAGTCTGTTCAACCTATAGAAGAAGTCAAAGTGATTGATTCAAAATGGAACAGAATCCCTGAAGGATTTGAGAATTTGTCTGCTGCCAGAGCAAAGTTATCAGGATTGTTTCCATTACCAGGATACCCACGtccaattgatttcacTAAGTTAGAAGGTGCAATCAAAAATAGATTGAACAATTCCgatgatattttgaatGAAACTTCTCGAATCGACCCTATTGATTCGAAAGTTGCCAGAACATTGATCAtcaaaaatgatttatcacaaatcaattatttgaaacttGTGGAGTTTTTCaatgattatttgaaagctattgattttgaaaaaggGTCTGCCACtaatattcaaaaacatAGAAAAGCTGCGGATAATAAATATGCCATCATTGAATTTAACAATGCAGAATGCGCAACAATCATATATTCTTTGAATGAAACAGAGTTATTGTTCAATGCTTATAAAGAAGAGAAAGCTCCTGAACGACAAAAGGAAAAATTTAAGTTATTGATTGCTAGACCTGGCGAGTACGTGGTTCAAGATTTGGAGCCTGCTAAATCAGATGAGATCGAGGAAGTTGTGAGAGATAgttcaagaaaaatttcattaacaaTAGCACCCAACTCAAGACCGAATAAAGTTATTGAGGCATTGGAAAAGAATGTAGCAGAATTGCAGGGTATTCAGTTTTTAAGACAAAAAGGAACAAAGGAATTGCTTGGGTTGgtatttgttgaatttaaaGACACCCCCATGGATGTGATCGGAAAATTGAGAAGAATGCCCTTTATAACCCGAGCCTTTCATTCATGTGTATTACCTGATAAGACACCAATTCAACATGGTCCGGTTGATTTCCACAGTTTGAAAAACCTAGTGGGAAATAAGAATGTGACGCCACACCCACTGCTGAGAGTTATTCGATTGTTAAATGCAGTTTCTGAATCAGAATTGACAGATAATGCCACCTACagttttatcaaaaatGACATGTATAATGAAGCATCCAAATACGGTGAGGTTGTAAGTATTCGAATTCCTAGACCTCCCCGTAGCCATACACCAGGCATTTTACAATTCAACACTTCCACGGGTTTGGGtactatatatattgaGTTCAAAGATGAAAGGACGGCATTGGCGGCCATGATGGAATTGGCAGGTAAACTGTACAACGATAGAACTGTGTTAGCCACTTTCTAcgattttgatgattttttgacGCTAATATAG
- a CDS encoding alpha/beta hydrolase, putative produces the protein MFSRSGVIRVRQLILIRYTHQTSSTNVLTPTFSVDEIRDLPYSDHVDLAWKQLIPYKVKINKQKTPVLFLHGLFGSMSSFNSIGRSLSAVVKHPVYAVDLRNHGDSPRALPHTYTIMARDIHNFIRTRKWDECILIGHSMGAKVAMMVSLLYPSLVSKLVVVDNTPHSRPLNDQFYKDLLGMCEVEVNGQKYKTANKKTVGKLSEIDRFLSQYEKDQRVRRILTSNLMTCLKHFKNRKDIDHEKEVFKIPVMNFYKYDILGTLGGWPQLPEVKKFDKPVFVMYGNNSDFVLRKYHKYFLKYFSNVKFQEFDSGHWVAMDQPERFLKKLARFIDYDEYIRFKPYKVRYVKW, from the coding sequence ATGTTTTCTAGACTGGGTGTTATTCGAGTGAGACAGCTTATATTGATACGATACACACATCAAACATCACTGACGAATGTATTAACACCGACCTTCAGTGTTGATGAGATCAGAGATTTACCTTATCTGGACCATGTTGACTTGGCTTGGAAACAACTCATCCCTTACAAAGTAAAgattaataaacaaaagacACCCGTATTGTTTTTACATGGATTATTTGGATCTATGCTGTCCTTCAATTCGATTGGCCGACTGCTCAGTGCAGTAGTGAAGCACCCCGTTTATGCTGTTGATTTAAGAAATCACGGAGACTCCCCTCGTGCCTTGCCTCACACATACACGATCATGGCTCGGGATATTCATAATTTCATTAGGACAAGAAAATGGGACGAGTGTATACTAATAGGGCACTCCATGGGTGCCAAGGTTGCCATGATGGTTAGTTTATTATACCCTTCATTAGTTTCCAAGTTGGTTGTGGTTGATAACACACCGCATTCCCGACCACTAAATGATCAATTTTACAAGGACTTGTTGGGAATGTGCGAGGTTGAAGTAAATGGGCAGAAATATAAAACTGCCAATAAGAAAACTGTTGGGAAATTATCTGAAATCGACCGCTTTTTGTCACAATACGAAAAAGACCAACGAGTAAGACGAATATTAACAAGCAATTTAATGACTTGTTTGAAACATTTCAAAAATCGAAAGGATATAGATCACGAAAAAGAGGTTTTCAAAATCCCAGTAATGAATTTTTACAAGTATGATATATTAGGAACTCTTGGTGGGTGGCCCCAACTACCAGAAGTGAAGAAATTTGACAAACCGGTATTCGTAATGTATGGTAACAATAGTGACTTCGTTTTACGCAAATATCACAAGTACTTTCTCAAGTATTTTAGCAATGTGaaatttcaagaatttgataGTGGTCATTGGGTTGCCATGGATCAACCTGAGAGATTTCTCAAAAAGTTGGCCAGGTTCATAGATTATGATGAATACATCAGATTCAAACCATATAAAGTACGATATGTAAAGTGGTAA
- a CDS encoding YIP one suppressor protein 1, putative (Signal peptide predicted by SignalP 2.0 HMM (Signal peptide probability 0.730, signal anchor probability 0.157) with cleavage site probability 0.384 between residues 22 and 23;~2 probable transmembrane helices predicted for ZZZ2570 by TMHMM2.0 at aa 2-21 and 76-95;~GPI-Anchor Signal predicted for ZZZ2570 by DGPI v2.04 with cleavage site probability 0.52 near 59;~Similar to S. cerevisiae YOS1;~In S. cerevisiae: integral membrane protein required for ER to Golgi transport; localized to the Golgi, the ER, and COPII vesicles; interacts with Yip1p and Yif1p.) yields MFGLGKLFYVIALIINGIAVLSEDRFLNRIGWGSTTGQQNNGNIQAQFNQFNSGLDNSDGSVKTKLINLISAVRTLMRIPLIVVNITIIIYELILG; encoded by the coding sequence ATGTTTGGTTTGGGAAAATTATTCTATGTGATTGCACTTATTATTAATGGAATTGCAGTGCTAAGTGAAGATAGATTTTTGAACAGAATCGGATGGGGATCAACAACTGGACAACAAAATAATGGCAATATTCAAGCCCAATTTAACCAATTTAACAGTGGCTTGGACAACAGTGATGGATCAGTAAAGACCAAACTAATAAACTTGATAAGTGCAGTTAGAACTTTGATGAGAATTCCGTTAATAGTAGTTAATATCACCATTATTATCtatgaattgattttgggTTAG
- a CDS encoding small glutamine-rich tetratricopeptide repeat-containing protein, putative (Similar to S. cerevisiae SGT2;~In C. albicans: protein abundance is affected by URA3 expression in the CAI-4 strain background; transcription is regulated by Mig1p.;~In S. cerevisiae: glutamine-rich cytoplasmic protein of unknown function; contains tetratricopeptide (TPR) repeats, which often mediate protein-protein interactions; has similarity to human SGT, which is a cochaperone that negatively regulates Hsp70.), with product MSSTITNKDIALSIIDFLKQSVAKKEVAEDYAESMDVAIDCIADAFEVNKDDDSKILKDVFNGKSLPELLKSTVSSNSTSEKSESVPAVKEIDADTKAKADELKVQGNRAMALKDYTEAIAKYTEAISLDPTNVVYLSNRAAAHSSSQKHDKAVEDAEKAIKLNPNFSKAYSRLGLAKYALGDAKAAMEAYKKGLEVEGETKSDAMRKGYETAKKRVEEELENSISTTDKSGESSGSRGSGADAGAGADAGAGGLPDMSSFLGGGGGMPNLAEMMNNPQIMQAAQEMMSNPAAMQNLFNNPAVKQMAQQMGLGGENGPDLSNIMNNPMFNQFMGGKGSQGDKSE from the coding sequence ATGTCTTCAACCATTACTAACAAGGATATTGCCTTATCCatcattgattttttgaaacaatcTGTTGCTAAAAAAGAAGTAGCTGAAGATTATGCCGAATCAATGGATGTTGCCATTGATTGTATTGCTGATGCCTTTGAGGTCaataaagatgatgattccAAAATCTTAAAGGATGTTTTTAACGGAAAATCATTGCCAGAATTGCTCAAGTCCACGGTTTCATCCAACTCAACATCTGAAAAATCAGAATCTGTTCCAGCGGTAAAAGAGATTGACGCCGATACCAAGGCCAAAGCTGATGAATTAAAAGTACAAGGTAATAGAGCTATGGCATTAAAGGATTATACTGAAGCTATTGCCAAATATACTGAAGCCATTAGTTTGGATCCTACCAATGTTGTTTACCTTTCCAACAGAGCTGCTGCCCATTCTTCTTCCCAAAAACACGACAAAGCAGTAGAAGATGCCGAAAAGGCCATTAAATTGAATCCAAACTTTTCCAAGGCTTACTCTAGATTGGGTTTAGCCAAATATGCCTTAGGAGATGCCAAGGCTGCCATGGAAGCATACAAGAAAGGATTAGAAGTCGAAGGAGAAACCAAATCTGATGCTATGAGAAAAGGATACGAAACTGCCAAGAAGAGAGTTGAAGAGGAATTGGAAAATTCTATTTCCACTACCGATAAATCAGGTGAAAGCTCTGGCTCTAGAGGATCGGGTGCAGATGCAGGTGCAGGTGCAGATGCAGGTGCAGGTGGTTTACCTGACATGAGCAGCTTCTtgggtggtggtggtggtatgCCAAATCTTGCTGAGATGATGAACAACCCACAAATTATGCAAGCTGCTCAAGAAATGATGTCCAATCCTGCTGCTATGCAAAATTTGTTCAACAACCCAGCTGTAAAACAAATGGCACAGCAAATGGGGTTAGGTGGCGAAAATGGCCCAGATTTGTCTAATATAATGAATAACCCAATGTTCAATCAGTTTATGGGTGGAAAAGGAAGCCAAGGTGACAAGTCtgaatga
- a CDS encoding transcription factor, putative (Similar to S. cerevisiae NCB2;~In S. cerevisiae: beta subunit of the NC2 dimeric histone-fold complex; represses RNA polymerase II transcription through binding to TBP and inhibition of TFIIA and TFIIB; homologous to the Dr1 subunit of the mammalian NC2 (negative cofactor2).), producing the protein MSEYSGSNSEDLSLPKATVQKIINEILPKDIGIAKEAREAITECSIEFIMMLSTQSNDIAEKEAKKTIASDHVVKALEELDFKIYLDIINKILDEHKELLKGKEKRNNKFQNSGLTEEELLRQQEELFKKSRARLQNQSGSPTIKPEAK; encoded by the coding sequence ATGTCGGAATACTCAGGTTCCAACTCAGAGGACTTATCCTTACCTAAGGCAACAGtgcaaaaaataatcaatgaGATCCTACCAAAAGATATAGGCATTGCCAAGGAGGCACGAGAAGCAATAACAGAATGCAGTATTGAATTCATAATGATGCTATCTACGCAACTGAATGATATCGCCGAGAAAGAAGCCAAGAAAACCATTGCATCAGATCATGTGGTAAAAGCATTGGAAGAGTtggatttcaaaatctatcttgatattattaacaaGATATTGGATGAACATAAAGAGCTATTAAAGGGtaaagagaaaagaaacaacaaatttcaaaactcAGGATTgacagaagaagaattgttgaGACAGCAAGAggaattgtttaaaaagTCGAGAGCTCGTTTGCAAAACCAATCGGGATCGCCTACAATCAAACCTGAAGCTAAGTAA
- a CDS encoding cell cycle arrest protein bub2, putative (Similar to S. cerevisiae BUB2;~Similar to S. pombe CDC16;~In S. cerevisiae: mitotic exit network regulator, forms GTPase-activating Bfa1p-Bub2p complex that binds Tem1p and spindle pole bodies, blocks cell cycle progression before anaphase in response to spindle and kinetochore damage.;~In S. Pombe: required both for maintenance of p34cdc2 kinase activity and regulation of septum formation.) — translation MEQEVLLKGRKKDSIEQFIGGSQLFLENGLSQLRYMVLVEGLSTPEGYDQCPYRSYVWSILCRVPPFPTEQYLQLLETSSQTLPDELLIKIKNDTFRTLMNDKKFHSKVNEESLIRILSCIGITTEVGYVQGLNVLLAPIAYVCHKSEPQAFAILHNLITKQIPLYITPNMEGVHTGLQLVDVVLKIIDPVLSDYLDSKFLKAKIYAFPSVLTLCSCTPPLKSVLKLWDFLFAYGTHINVLFVVAQLIICRSSILESEQPMKILRTWPSLEENEIIKLSLSFIPELPEKLYDLIARHGYDKKVPKELARFLDEK, via the coding sequence ATGGAGCAAGAGGTACTCCTCAAAGGTAGAAAGAAAGACTCGATCGAACAATTTATTGGTGGCTCCCAGCTATTTCTTGAAAATGGGTTGTCACAGCTTCGATACATGGTATTAGTAGAAGGATTGTCGACCCCTGAAGGATACGATCAGTGTCCATACCGTTCATACGTGTGGAGCATACTATGTCGAGTTCCACCATTTCCAACTGAACAATATTTGCAATTATTAGAAACTTCAAGTCAGACCCTCCCAGATGAATTActaatcaaaataaaaaacgATACTTTCCGTACTTTGATGAACGATAAAAAATTCCATCTGAAAGTCAACGAGGAATCTTTGATTAGAATACTATCGTGCATTGGAATAACTACAGAAGTTGGCTATGTTCAGGGCTTGAATGTTCTATTGGCGCCCATAGCATATGTTTGTCACAAAAGTGAACCTCAGGCATTTGCAATCTTGCACAACTTGATAACGAAACAAATCCCATTATATATTACCCCTAATATGGAAGGTGTCCACACGGGCCTACAATTGGTTGATgttgttttaaaaataatagatCCTGTCTTGAGTGATTACCTAGACTCTAAGTTTCTAAAGGCAAAGATATACGCATTCCCGTCAGTACTAACTTTATGTTCGTGTACTCCACCTTTAAAGTCGGTTTTAAAACTTTGGGACTTTCTATTCGCGTATGGCACTCATATTAATGTGCTCTTTGTGGTGGCACAATTAATTATCTGTCGGTCCAGCATTTTGGAAAGTGAACAACCAATGAAAATCTTAAGAACTTGGCCAAGTTtggaagaaaatgaaatcatAAAGTTGAGTCTCAGTTTCATACCTGAATTACCAGAGAAGCTCTATGATTTGATAGCTAGACATGGTTACGATAAAAAAGTTCCTAAAGAATTGGCAAGATTTTTAGACGAAAAATAA
- a CDS encoding gaba-specific permease, putative (12 probable transmembrane helices predicted by TMHMM2.0 at aa 55-77, 87-109, 141-163, 178-195, 202-224, 246-265, 286-308, 338-360, 391-413, 418-440, 452-474 and 489-511;~Similar to S. cerevisiae UGA4) yields MNIIKSRTEDHFHQLSSIRSPTRDIDPQHNAGDVELLAQIGYKQELRRHYSTLQVFGIAFSIMGLLPSIASVLTTGLESGPAGLVWGWFLSSIFILCIGISLAFLGSAIPTSGGLYYYTNYYCPDAFRVPLSFMIGCSNSLGLIGGLCSISYGFAVQVLSAVYIQQDGGFEITNAKCYGIFVACVVSNALICCLATKQAAFLQTVSIIVNVFLVLLFLIAVPAGKGNDFNSRSFIFSNFENSRNYGTLWSFALSWMPAIWTIGAFDSTIHCSEEAKNAQRAIPVGIIGSISACWILGWAICIVCAACIKDGDVSRVLESDTGSAMAQIIYDALGKKWAVAFMSLIAVGQYLMSVSIMIALSRQIWSFARDDGLPVVYNFVKYVNPTIKVPVRATMFAAALGVLLGLLVLINGTAGSGALFSLAVASNVLSWGLPVLLILLPYGRKRFIPGPFYFGSTISTLINIVSVGWTGYVIVLCMFPDSMTVDKNSMNYTVVINVGVWLLALFYYFVWGYRFYTGPKSNLEEDFVEGVSTANVDEVLNEKV; encoded by the coding sequence ATGAACATAATCAAATCACGAACAGAAGaccattttcatcaattgtcTTCAATACGATCACCCACAAGAGACATTGACCCACAACACAACGCTGGTGATGTTGAATTGTTAGCTCAAATTGGGTACAAGCAGGAATTGAGACGTCATTACAGTACATTGCAAGTTTTTGGTATTGCTTTCTCAATTATGGGTTTGTTGCCAAGTATCGCTTCAGTTTTAACTACAGGGTTGGAATCTGGTCCAGCTGGTTTAGTCTGGGGATGGTTTTTGTCCTCTATCTTTATTCTTTGTATCGGAATAAGTCTTGCATTTCTTGGGAGTGCCATTCCCACCTCTGGGGGATTATATTACTAcacaaattattattgtccAGATGCGTTTCGAGTGCCATTGAGTTTCATGATTGGATGCTCAAACTCATTGGGTTTAATTGGTGGATTGTGTAGCATCAGTTATGGTTTTGCAGTTCAAGTATTGTCTGCTGTCTATATCCAACAGGATGGAGGATTTGAAATCACCAATGCAAAATGTTACGGGATCTTTGTCGCTTGTGTTGTTTCCAATGCTCTCATATGTTGTTTGGCAACTAAGCAAGCTGCATTTTTGCAAACAGTCTCCATCATTGTGAATgtgtttttggttttgttgtttttaatTGCTGTTCCCGCAGGTAAGGGGaatgatttcaattcacgcagttttatttttagcAATTTTGAGAACTCCAGAAATTACGGAACACTTTGGTCTTTTGCATTGAGTTGGATGCCGGCTATCTGGACTATTGGTGCATTTGACTCCACAATCCATTGCAGTGAAGAGGCGAAAAATGCACAGAGAGCTATCCCTGTGGGCATCATTGGATCTATTAGTGCATGTTGGATTTTAGGATGGGCGATTTGCATTGTTTGTGCTGCTTGCATTAAAGATGGTGACGTATCCAGAGTCCTTGAATCTGACACCGGTTCTGCCATGGCACAGATTATTTATGATGCGCTTGGTAAAAAATGGGCGGTTGCGTTTATGTCGCTTATTGCTGTGGGACAATATTTGATGTCAGTGTCAATTATGATAGCCCTTTCCAGACAGATATGGTCTTTTGCAAGAGATGATGGTTTGCCAGttgtttataattttgTGAAATATGTCAATCCTACAATCAAAGTACCTGTAAGGGCGACAATGTTTGCAGCTGCCTTGGGAGTACTATTAGGtttattggttttgatAAATGGCACAGCAGGGTCTGGTGCACTTTTCAGTCTTGCCGTTGCTAGTAATGTTCTTTCGTGGGGACTCCCTGTATTGCTCATTCTTTTGCCTTATGGTAGGAAAAGGTTCATTCCGGGACCGTTCTATTTTGGATCCACCATAAGTACCCTCATCAATATTGTCAGTGTTGGTTGGACAGGATatgttattgttttgtGTATGTTTCCTGATTCCATGACTGTGGACAAGAATTCTATGAATTACACAGTAGTCATTAATGTTGGTGTTTGGTTATTGGcgttgttttattatttcgTTTGGGGCTACAGATTTTACACAGGTCCTAAATCTAACCTTGAAGAAGATTTTGTTGAAGGCGTCAGCACAGCTAATGTGGATGAAGTTTTGAACGAAAAGGTCTAG